Within the Ostrinia nubilalis chromosome 12, ilOstNubi1.1, whole genome shotgun sequence genome, the region GGGTTCGGGAGGGCGGACGATGACCGGGCTCATTAAAATTTGGAGTGATTGGGTTCTATCTATTTGTGAGCTTTGAGACGCATCGATGGCTTAAGGTTAAAACGATATTGTGCCTCGTATTCTAGAATATATGTAGGTAGAGTTTAAAAACTGTCTTGAGTTTTCCTTCCAATCGtaatgcattaaaaataaatagtctGATACAAGACATCTTCTCCTCCTTCCTAAACATAGTTATTATGTACAATTTTGACGTACATAACGTTCACAGTCCAGCAAAATACTAATAGATATGGCCAATTGGCCAGACTTCTTCGTCGCTTAAGATTAAGGTGTCTGCACAAGTGTCGGTAACAAGAAGGATACTCGTCGAGTAATGCCTTTCTATTACGAATGATCTCATTATGGGCACGAAAGCCTATTTGTAAGAAACTATTTTTGGCTCCAGCAGTCGTATTGGATACACAAGTGGACTAGGAAGCCATGATTTATGGCCTCATGTCGATGGACTCCCGAAGAAAAATGGCTAAGCTGATAAAAAACTACCGAAGGCGTTGAATAtggattatgatttattttaagtGTATTTGTCCacattaaataaacaaacacgAAGTCGATTTTCTCTTTGTTTTTACATTCTTTAAGTAAACTagatatttttactattatttagatcagtgtgcttaccatgagtttaagttacgtgtgctcgctagcgactgcgtaaaaaatgacattaattgtattgtgcagcgcccctagcggctactttcaagaaacaaaatctccatagggatttttgacgttttcgctagcgagcacacctaacgtaaactcatggtaggtacacagagtattacataatatgtaagtaaagtacttattttaaaaatctatgcaattgaagatatttattttactgaCATTGACGCTCAttgcacaaaattaaataattatcataTTAAATAGGTAAAATGTAAGTATCAAGTACTTATTGTTGTTGAATTTTAACTGCAACTAgaatgatattattttataacagcatcggataaacttaaaaaaaattaaaaattaaatgatgcttTTAGATTGTGGTAAATTCTATGAAAAATGTTCACATTCTTATTTTATCGTTACGACCGGTGCGTATTTTCCGCCGTAAAAACGATGTTAAAACATCTTTACTGCTGTAATGGACAATGTTAGCGAGTGTAATTGAACCCCAGCCGAAAATAtttcacaaatatttttacGACACCTACCGATCAAAGTGTTGTGTGTGACAAAATAACTTCCCTGTCGGTCGTCGACCTGATATTTTAGTGCGATATTTATCACCCGGTGTCTTAAATTGCAAATGAAAGTATTTTTGGCCAACGATGTAACATAAAAGGTGCCGAGAGTGTAGAATTACACATTTTGTATTACGAATTACGAGTATTATTCGCCTTAATGTTGAAAACAATCTATGATCGATAATTAAGTGTTATGTAATTTGATTACAATTctaaattacttaaaacttaaaaaaaaaaacagccaACGCATGTTTACTTAGTTCAATATCTAAGGCAACGTGGTATGTTATTTGTACCTACGTCTTATTGAAGaaacaatataattaagtatttgGGGTGATTTGTTAGAGTCAATTGCTCCCAAAATGGGTAAACGCAGAGTCCCACATTGCAAATGAGGCAGTCCCCGGACAAAGTGGACAAACACGGGCGCTAACGAAGGACGATGCCATCTGAAGCCAATAAGTCAACGCACCTTAATGAACATGGTGGTACGTTATACTTTAAAGCGATTGGAACATATCAGATTCTTAATATTAATCAACAACGTAGGCGGATCTTAAATTGAATCACAAGACAAACTGTACACACCATCTGAGTACTTGATACTGATTATTTAGAGTACTTCCGGGCTAATGAAAGCGACCTGGTCTTCATTATTCATGGaacattacagaaaataaactgTCTGGTTAAGTTTTTAGTTACTGAAAGAATAATCTAAGGTAAAATCATCGTttagctacaggacgtccactgttgaagaTAGGtgtccctcaatgatttccagatagGCTGGTCGGCCTGCaatctgcatccagcgccttcctgcaacctttatgaggtcattttgtccaccttgtgggtggacgtcatgCGCTACGCTTGTCAGTACGTGGTAAGGTAAAATTAAGATTTCTAAACTTACATCTGTCAATATTACCGACAACATAAACGATTACTTCATGTGTTATATTTTACGATAAaagtcaaaattaaaaaaataatacaagttaCTAATGTCTTAATAAATTTCTCAAATATCCTACatgttttaaaattcaaaatttaatcgCTACATCGAAAAAAGGATATTGCTAGGGGCGAATGTCTCGAACTGAATTAATTGAACAAAAACAGAGTGGATAAAGTTCATTGAATATAAAAGCGATAAACTACGGAAAACGTTAATTGAATCTTACAAATTGATCGAAGCTTTCAAAgaaagcatttttttatttaatgtataaTAACCGCCAATCTATAAAGGTTGCGCGAACACTCAttagtttagtaaataaattaaaattattattataacattacatttcagtttaaaaaggtttttgaagttttatttaaaatcagtttgtgaaataatgtgGGTCAACTAACCTcgtgaaatgaatttatagAGCTTAAGTATATCGGAAGTAGTGCCTGTTCTAGGCATCGATAGGaataatcatttattgtctTTTCTGTGTTTTTTGGTTGTTAAAAAGATGTAATACAATTGTTGGGTAAAGAAAGACCATCTTTTGCGTAAGAACTTTTGGTTTTGGTTATGTTTTGGCTAATCAAGGTACAATTCACTCAAACGGACCAAATTTTTTAATGATGACAAAAAGTTGTCCTCTAATGACATAATTAGATCCTGTGCAATCAGCTGAGAGAGAGGAACGTTCTAGAAACGGCTGGAGGGATGACCCTCTTATAGTCAatgattgtaattttttctgTGGGCAGTAATTATAAATTACGCGGTTTGATGCGTTGAAAATGGCCAGTGAGTATTTATGGCAGTATTTAGTAGTGCAATTACTTCCTGTTATTTAGAAATCTTGTACTTATCCTTTTCTCCGTAGTTTGATATTACACTTCTTGTGTTGAATCTGACTTAAACCTGTGTgtgtatttaattataatacagAGTAAAATTGTATCATTAGTACATTGGAAAAcgtaatttacataataatttatctaTTAAAGGGTCATTCATCTTGACAATTTCTTAGTTGATTTGACTAAAAAAAGCAGTTGAGTTATGGGATTTTAGAACGAACACATTAGAAGGAATAATTCAAACTTGAACCATAtccataaatattttcttttgtctAAAGATAACAAGCGTTACATTATTTAAACACGTAAGTATAAATTTCACGCAATAGTAAGAAATTCttgaaataaatgtaaattatatGTGTTTGGTTGTCATTAGTACGAGCCGAAAACGTTGTATCTAGTGCTCTTGTGTAACATGAGTGTCATTTAAAAACGTATTGAGTCTACTAAATGAACGATCGATAGGACTAATATAACTAAACTTGTTAACATAATTAAACGAAACTGAACaagcaaaatattatgtaaaaattcaCTGAGCTCCGAAGGTAATGTTGTGTTGAGTGTCATTGTCAGTTAGACGGTTTAATAAGATTCTTGATAAAACTTAAATAGAATTCAAATAAGTAATTTTGTATGTTTATAGATATAAGAAGAACGTTTAACCAAGTAGGTACTATGACTGTTCTGCATTGAATGTATTaacataaaaaggaaatatttagaATTGGTTGTAGTCTGTCTATTGTGAACAAGAATTTCTGATGGACGCTAAATATAAGGATATTAGCAGAAGTAATGAAGTCTCATGGAAACATTGTTTTAGACAGGTAGGTACTTTCAGAAATTAATACAGTTATTTTTCGCTTAGATAAATGTTTGCCTGCCATGTTAGTATATTagttcttatttatatttattttggtCATAATATCTTTTCAGTTCCTTGTGAACAGCATAGCGTTAATGTTCTACTTTATGTTCGGGCTGTCTCTGGGCGCCCCGACAGTCCTCTTGCCGCAGCTGAGGAAGGAAGCGAACTCTACAGAAGCCGTCAGCGAGGACATGGCGTCATGGATCGGTAAAATAGTCATTTATTAACCTTATGCTCATAACTTTCTCTACAGGACACACTATTTTTAGTCCTTGACTTGACCTTcagcttttttaaataaatataaatgtgatcagttaataatttctttatttcagCGTCCATTGGCGGATACATGGGAGTGCCGTGGAGTGTGGCTTTACCAATCATCATGTACTATTTTGGCAGAAGGAAGAGCTGCGTTTTCGTCGTTCTTAACACTTTCACTGCATTTATTGTGCTCTACTGCAGTACCGATGCCACTCAGATATTAATCAGTCAAGTTCTGCAAGGAGTTAACGCTGCCTCACAGACCAGTCTCACCGTCATTATAATGACTGAGTACACTTCACCCGAGTATAGAGGAATATTTTGTGCATCAAAAAGTGTGATGATGTTTTTAGGGGTGTGGATAGCAAATGCAATAGGAATGTTCTTTCACTGGCGTAACATTGCAATTTTAGGAATCTCATGTTCAGTTTACAATTTTGTGGCTATAATGATTATGCCCGAATCTCCCTATTGGTTAGTGAGTAAAGAAAGACTTACAGAATGTGTATCATCACATCGCTGGCTTAAAGGTTTTAATGAGAAATCAGATACTGAACTTAATGAGATTTTGGATGATTTCAATGCAAGTAATCATGACAAATACAAAAGTATACCAAttcgattaaaaaaatgttacacaTCATTATTGCAAGAAGAGGTTTACAAAGCTcttttaataactttattgGTGATAGGCTCGTATTATATGTGTGGAAAAATAGTTTGTGCTGTTTACGCAATAGAAATATTACACAAGATTACGAACAATGAGTCTTCGGCATACTATGGCATGTTAATAATAGATGCTATTACAATATGTGGTATGATGGTAGGTAGTGTTATGTCTAAATTTATTAAGCAAAAAGTTCTATATCTGTCATCTTTCGCTGCGGGCACATGTTCGTTgtatattatttgtttgtatttgtttCTAGTGAACTCTTCTTTGATCTctgaaaatatttatgtatctttgggtttattaataacattttcgCTAACAATAAGTTGTGCAGTTGTTATGGGTCTCTCAATATTTGGGGAGACATTACCACTTAAATCTAGAGGAGTGAGTATTTGTATTGTTTCTGTGTTTGCGAAATTGGGATTAGGAACTGTTCTTAAAATCTCGCCGTATCTCTTCAAAAAAATAGGTAATCATGGAGTTTTTTTGTGTAATGCTATTGGTAgtacaatattaataattttaatgcttAAATATTTACCAGAAACTAAAAACAAGACATTGCACGAGATTGCAAATAGTTTTAAATCTAAGGACATAGGCAAGAAATCTGAGAACAGTCAGTTGGTTCGTAAACAAGAAACAGATTAAGTTTTACAATGTTATGTTTAATTCACAGCATTAGCAGCATTTAGCATGCACATGGCATGTGATTCTGTCACCTTTATGACCTCTCTAGTATCTTGCAACAAAATATCGCGCTCCGCGATCCGCCATGCAGTAATATTGAAGGAGAGAATGAAAATTAAGTCATTACGTACTCGGCAGATTGTTTACTTCGGTAGGTGCGATTGAACCCAGGACACCTTTTATATGGTAAATCCAAAGAATTTTAACCATGTAAGATTGAATTTCATGCATCAAAATGAAAGccttaaataaatgcaaattgaattttgaatttagttttaatatCCTACTGGTCGAAAACGTTGTGGTGCTGGAGTTTAAAATGTGTTGCAAAAGGAACAAAAAGTATTGAGATAAAGTTGTTAATTTTACAGTTTAATAAAAAACACTTCAAAAAAACTTTTGTGGATTCATGGAGAAACGAAAAGAACTACGAGTATACTAAAAATGCGTCAATTTGAAGGATAAAGACAATATTcttgataaaatttaaatataggTAGTTTCAAATTAGTAATTCGTATGTTTTAGACAAGTAGGTGCCAATAAGATAAAGTCTATTAATGTATTTAGAGTGCTTGGACTAACAAAGAGTTACTTGTCTTCTATTCGACGCAGTTTGCCTAAACACATTTTCAATGGAAGCTGAGTATAAGGGTCTTAGCACAAATGATGGAGTGTCATGGACGCATTTCTTAAGACaggtaaaattttaaacatttttatttcataagctttttcattatattattattcttgtGAATTTAGTTTtgttggttttgtattttttctgtatGTACCAAATTAATTCGGCTAAGAAGTTAAAGCCATGCTTGATAATCAAATTCTGAAGCTGAGGGAAGAATTCAAcattattgtaaaaatattttatttttgtgaattaTTTTCTCTCTTCTTTTTGTGTATTTCATTGCTTTTGTCTTTTCAGTTCCTTGTGAATAGCATAGCGTTAGTGTTTTACTTCATGTTCGGGCTGTCTCTGGGCGCCCCGACAGTCCTCTTGCCGCAGCTGAGGAAGGAAGCGAACTCTACAGAAGCCGTCAGCGAGGACATGGCGTCATGGATCGGTAAAATAGTCATTTATTAACCTTATGCTCATAACTTTCtctacagtgggtctagacaaagtgcaaattataatcgcaaaccagtcgcaaagtggtcgaaaagccccttttttgtatggagttttgacggattcgattttcgattcgatcaaaaagtgcgttttgtctaggggggctggacacattgattgattgtttttagtccttgacttgacttgacctttagcttttttaaataaatataaatgtgaTCAGTTcataatttctttatttcagCGTCTATTGGCGGTTACATGAGAGTGCCGTGGAGTGTGGCTTTACCAATCATCATGTACTATTTTGGCAGAAGGAAGAGCTGCGTTTTCGTCGTTCTTAACACTTTCACTGCATTTATTGTGCTCTACTGCAGTACCGATGCCACTCAGATATTAATCAGTCAAGTTCTGCAAGGAGTTAATGCTGCCTCACAAACCAGTCTCACCGTCATTATAATGACTGAGTACACTTCACCCGAGTATAGAGGAATATTTTGTGCATCAAAAAGTGTGATGATGTTTTTAGGGGTGTGGATAGCAAATGCAATAGGAATGTTCTTTCACTGGCGTAACATTGCAATTTTAGGAATCTCATGTTCAGTTTACAATTTTGTGGCTATAATGATTATGCCCGAATCTCCCTATTGGTTAGTGAGTAAAGAAAGACTTACAGAATGTGTATCATCACATCGCTGGCTTAAAGGTTTTAATGAGAAATCAGATACTGAACTTAATGAGATTTTGGATGATTTCAATGCAAGTAATCATGACAAATACAAAAGTATACCAAttcgattaaaaaaatgttacacaTCATTATTGCAAGAAGAGGTTTACAAAGCTcttttaataactttattgGTGATAGGCTCGTATTATATGTGTGGAAAAATAGTTTGTGCTGTTTACGCAATAGAAATATTACACAAGATTACGAACAATGAGTCTTCGGCATACTATGGCATGTTAATAATAGATGCTATTACAATATGTGGTATGATGGTAGGTAGTGTTATGTCTAAATTTATTAAGCAAAAAGTTCTATATCTGTCATCTTTCGCTGCGGGCACATGTTCGTTgtatattatttgtttgtatttgtttCTAGTGAACTCTTCTTTGATCTctgaaaatatttatgtatctttgggtttattaataacattttcgCTAACAATAAGTTGTGCAGTTGTTATGGGTCTCTCAATATTTGGGGAGACATTACCACTTAAATCTAGAGGAGTGAGTATTTGTATTGTTTCTGTGTTTGCGAAATTGGGATTAGGAACTGTTCTTAAAATCTCGCCGTATCTCTTCAAAAAAATAGGTAATCATGGAGTTTTTTTGTGTAATGCTATTGGTAgtacaatattaataattttaatgcttAAATATTTACCAGAAACTAAAAACAAGACATTGCACGAGATTGCAAATAGTTTTAAATCTAAGGACATAGGCAAGAAATCTGAGAACAGTCAGTTGGTTCGTAAACAAGAAACAGATTAAGTTTTACAATGTTATGTTTAATTCACAGCATTAGCAGCATTTAGCATGCACATGGCATGTGATTCTGTCACCTTTATGACCTCTCTAGTATCTTGCAACAAAATATCGCGCTCCGCGATCCGCCATGC harbors:
- the LOC135076441 gene encoding facilitated trehalose transporter Tret1-like, which gives rise to MDAKYKDISRSNEVSWKHCFRQFLVNSIALMFYFMFGLSLGAPTVLLPQLRKEANSTEAVSEDMASWIASIGGYMGVPWSVALPIIMYYFGRRKSCVFVVLNTFTAFIVLYCSTDATQILISQVLQGVNAASQTSLTVIIMTEYTSPEYRGIFCASKSVMMFLGVWIANAIGMFFHWRNIAILGISCSVYNFVAIMIMPESPYWLVSKERLTECVSSHRWLKGFNEKSDTELNEILDDFNASNHDKYKSIPIRLKKCYTSLLQEEVYKALLITLLVIGSYYMCGKIVCAVYAIEILHKITNNESSAYYGMLIIDAITICGMMVGSVMSKFIKQKVLYLSSFAAGTCSLYIICLYLFLVNSSLISENIYVSLGLLITFSLTISCAVVMGLSIFGETLPLKSRGVSICIVSVFAKLGLGTVLKISPYLFKKIGNHGVFLCNAIGSTILIILMLKYLPETKNKTLHEIANSFKSKDIGKKSENSQLVRKQETD